In Halococcus agarilyticus, a single genomic region encodes these proteins:
- a CDS encoding ABC transporter ATP-binding protein, with amino-acid sequence MATPVLEADEIGVTRGSTQILTDVSLSIPAAARTLVQGPSGAGKTTLFDVLGLLDRPTSGSLAIQGSMAGDLTERERARLRRETIGFIFQEFQLVADLTAWENAALPQEHAGTRDEAWLDTLFATLDIEGLAGQYPATLSGGEKQRVAIARALANEPAIVLADEPTGQLDPDTADRVLSLLFDLQETTGTALLTISHDRRLQSAFHDVVRLEDGTTIPTSGEPDAEASPPEDGAENATPR; translated from the coding sequence ATGGCCACCCCCGTCCTCGAAGCCGACGAAATCGGCGTCACACGCGGGAGTACGCAGATCCTGACCGACGTCTCCCTTTCGATCCCTGCCGCGGCGCGGACGCTCGTGCAGGGTCCGAGCGGCGCGGGGAAGACCACGTTGTTCGACGTCCTTGGCCTGCTCGATCGCCCGACGAGCGGTTCGCTTGCGATCCAGGGCTCGATGGCCGGGGACCTCACCGAACGCGAACGCGCCCGACTGCGACGGGAGACGATCGGCTTCATCTTCCAGGAGTTCCAGCTCGTCGCGGACCTCACTGCGTGGGAGAACGCCGCCCTTCCCCAGGAACACGCCGGCACCCGCGACGAGGCGTGGCTCGACACGCTGTTCGCCACACTCGACATCGAGGGGCTCGCGGGACAGTATCCCGCGACGCTCAGCGGCGGCGAGAAACAGCGCGTGGCGATCGCGCGGGCGCTCGCGAACGAGCCCGCGATCGTGCTCGCCGACGAACCGACGGGCCAGCTCGATCCCGACACCGCTGATCGCGTACTCTCGCTCCTGTTCGATCTCCAGGAGACGACCGGGACCGCGCTACTCACCATCAGTCACGATCGGCGACTGCAGTCTGCCTTTCACGACGTCGTGCGCCTCGAAGACGGCACGACGATCCCGACGAGCGGCGAGCCCGATGCCGAAGCCAGCCCCCCAGAAGACGGTGCGGAGAACGCTACTCCCCGGTGA